A genomic window from Sphingobacterium spiritivorum includes:
- the mltG gene encoding endolytic transglycosylase MltG: MEKKNRKMPKWLGIIIVLILVVGGYFGWKYYRAFFGSSVTANQEYLYIRDNSTYEQVLQEIKEKKIVDNPELFDFAAAQMDYKNSVKPGRYKLTPGMNNRRLIGNLRGGYQDAVKFRFETVRLKENFAALLAKNFEADSATFMQLLNNDTLAEQYGFTKDNFFTMFIPNTYEIYWNTAPEKIIARFNDEYKKFWNAERLEKAKALELTPQEVSVLASIVKGEALHRNEMPKIAGLYINRLRKGMLLQADPTVIFANQDFTIRRVLNKHLRVVSPYNTYLNRGLPPGPISLPTIASIDAVLNYEHHDFIYMVAKEDFSGYHNFSKTETEHLAYARKYQQALNDRNIKK; the protein is encoded by the coding sequence ATGGAAAAGAAAAACAGAAAAATGCCTAAATGGCTGGGAATTATAATTGTCTTAATCTTAGTAGTAGGAGGTTATTTCGGATGGAAATATTACCGTGCATTTTTTGGATCAAGTGTTACTGCCAATCAGGAATATTTATATATCCGCGACAATTCAACGTATGAGCAGGTTTTACAGGAAATTAAGGAGAAGAAAATCGTTGATAATCCGGAGCTTTTTGATTTTGCGGCGGCACAAATGGATTATAAAAACAGTGTGAAACCCGGCCGGTACAAACTGACACCAGGCATGAATAACCGTCGTCTGATCGGAAATCTGCGTGGTGGCTATCAGGATGCTGTCAAATTCAGATTCGAAACTGTACGCCTGAAAGAAAACTTTGCGGCTTTATTAGCTAAAAATTTTGAAGCTGATTCGGCTACTTTCATGCAGTTGCTGAATAATGATACATTAGCCGAACAGTATGGATTTACGAAAGATAATTTTTTTACGATGTTTATTCCTAATACATACGAGATCTATTGGAATACTGCTCCTGAAAAAATTATAGCCCGCTTCAATGATGAATATAAAAAATTCTGGAATGCAGAACGCCTGGAAAAGGCTAAAGCCCTTGAACTGACTCCTCAGGAAGTCAGCGTACTTGCTTCTATTGTGAAAGGTGAGGCACTGCACAGAAATGAAATGCCTAAAATCGCAGGACTATACATCAACAGATTGCGTAAAGGGATGTTGTTGCAGGCTGATCCTACAGTTATATTTGCGAATCAGGACTTCACTATCCGCAGGGTACTGAACAAACATCTTCGGGTAGTATCACCATATAATACTTATCTGAATCGTGGATTGCCTCCGGGACCAATCAGCCTGCCTACCATTGCTTCTATTGATGCAGTATTGAATTATGAGCATCATGATTTTATTTATATGGTAGCAAAAGAGGATTTTTCAGGATACCACAATTTTTCCAAAACTGAAACAGAACACTTAGCATATGCCCGTAAATATCAACAGGCATTGAATGACCGAAATATTAAGAAATAA
- a CDS encoding acyl-CoA thioesterase: MFVFENQLRVRYAETDQMGYMYYGNYAAFYEVARTEMLRSTGISYKELEDMGVMLPVLELNCRFMKPARYDELITIKTTIRTKPGIRLKFEHELYNESGELINTGSTQLVFVDIKKNKPCMPPAIFQHKMAAYFGE; this comes from the coding sequence ATGTTTGTATTTGAAAACCAGTTACGTGTACGATATGCAGAAACAGATCAAATGGGATACATGTATTACGGTAATTATGCTGCATTCTATGAAGTAGCACGGACAGAAATGCTGAGAAGCACAGGCATCTCTTACAAAGAGCTGGAAGACATGGGCGTCATGCTGCCTGTGCTGGAACTAAACTGCCGCTTTATGAAACCGGCACGCTATGATGAATTGATCACTATCAAGACAACAATAAGAACCAAACCCGGTATTCGTCTAAAATTTGAACATGAATTGTATAACGAATCAGGCGAATTGATCAATACCGGATCGACACAACTGGTATTTGTGGATATCAAAAAAAACAAACCATGTATGCCACCGGCTATTTTTCAACATAAAATGGCTGCTTATTTTGGAGAGTAA
- a CDS encoding YihY/virulence factor BrkB family protein yields the protein MNKFHRILLTFKPYDNFIEWTKSVILPGFGSLPLYTVGIFFFQEIARESILNKASSLAYNFLLAMFPAIIFLFTMIPYIPIDNFQEQLLEFLKVIIPHNAFGVIQTTLEDIIKNQNGGLLSFGFVLAAFFSTNGMHTLMLAFNKASLTTENRSWVRQRLVALALSFTIIVALTVGMSIFTFAGIVINYLKSNISVDVSWFWTFIIKAARWIILFGIYFFTVSCLYKFGPASNQKWKLFSPGATLATILAILTFSGFAYYINHFGAYNKLYGSIGTIIVIMIWMYLNSLILLVGYELNASIALSKQSIKIVRPRTYNSFKPVD from the coding sequence ATGAACAAATTTCACCGAATATTACTAACGTTCAAGCCATACGATAATTTTATTGAATGGACCAAGTCGGTAATACTTCCGGGGTTCGGATCTCTACCCTTGTATACTGTTGGGATTTTCTTCTTTCAGGAAATCGCCAGAGAATCCATTCTCAATAAAGCATCTTCTCTGGCCTATAATTTCCTGCTCGCTATGTTTCCGGCTATCATCTTTCTGTTTACGATGATTCCTTATATTCCTATTGATAATTTTCAGGAACAATTACTGGAATTCCTCAAAGTGATCATTCCGCACAATGCCTTTGGTGTTATCCAGACGACTCTGGAAGACATCATTAAAAATCAAAACGGGGGGTTGTTATCTTTTGGTTTTGTGCTGGCGGCTTTCTTTTCCACAAATGGTATGCATACCCTTATGCTGGCCTTTAACAAGGCCTCCCTTACCACAGAAAACCGCAGCTGGGTAAGACAGCGTCTCGTGGCATTGGCTTTATCCTTTACCATTATTGTTGCCCTCACAGTCGGGATGAGTATCTTTACATTTGCCGGTATTGTAATCAATTATCTCAAATCAAATATTTCGGTAGATGTGTCCTGGTTCTGGACATTTATTATTAAAGCCGCCAGATGGATTATCTTATTCGGGATTTACTTCTTTACCGTAAGTTGTCTTTATAAATTCGGACCAGCCTCTAATCAGAAATGGAAACTGTTTAGTCCGGGAGCGACGCTCGCCACTATTCTTGCAATTCTGACTTTTTCCGGATTTGCTTATTATATCAATCACTTCGGAGCATACAATAAATTATACGGATCTATCGGAACGATAATAGTGATCATGATCTGGATGTATCTTAACTCCTTAATATTACTGGTTGGATATGAACTTAATGCCAGTATAGCTCTTTCCAAACAGAGCATAAAAATAGTAAGACCACGTACTTACAATTCTTTTAAGCCTGTAGATTAG
- a CDS encoding hybrid sensor histidine kinase/response regulator produces the protein MRKSIVIHQNSNRVRKILLFSTIVLFVIISLVFLISIQQYKNIQKRLENIYLSINEENSDFSDILTKYNEAENYFRLFSIDFDIESYSKYEQKLLEINGAIDSMLVSSNRDTNSSKSYNDNIGKRKVIADDFVLLRLRISEILNYSDTLKQYPQMLSESEIFNVLTVPHSESIKNNKAKEFIVVKKKPFFKRIFDSKNDTISLQNLVTNEDRQKEIKLQKQLNINAANSRNKLATLKKSFFDLRQKERELLSTNFSLLYDLNKIIRDIHENQVVQKHLNSSNETKTLFERTNQFKWTMISCLFFMFIMICMIIYYQLYSNYYERKLIEEKLYANKLAEEKTDTIAEITHEIRTPINSLIGIIDLLKKKENLYTDKDKLLLESAYSSIQNTSKTINDILNLSKVDDSSNNLLLSNFDINDLLMDVVEQNRNQAELKNLQIKYVKEKGLRTIVYSDEFKIRHILNNLLSNSIKYSQKGTIISSVMIDNKSSQLILTVEDQGIGISADLEKTIFRKYFTVNKNNKVEGGVGLGLFILQKLVNSLNGKISFTSQSNVGTTFTITIPIPPAKQPKPGDTEKVTSVTELRKDISWLIVDDNALNLLYMKHFFALHPHVETATNGAEALEVLQKKKIDIIITDINMPIMTGDEVLMHIRKNPKYNDILVIATSSDNEQVKSLEIKHNICFNGILVKPFNEKKLIEVISNTLNSCQKTPQ, from the coding sequence ATGCGAAAATCGATTGTCATACACCAAAACAGTAATCGGGTAAGAAAAATCCTCCTTTTTTCTACAATTGTTTTGTTTGTCATCATATCTTTAGTATTTCTTATTTCCATTCAACAATACAAAAACATCCAAAAAAGGCTTGAAAACATCTATCTCTCCATTAATGAAGAGAACAGTGATTTTTCTGATATTCTGACGAAGTATAATGAAGCGGAAAACTATTTCCGGCTCTTTTCCATCGATTTTGACATCGAAAGTTACAGCAAATACGAGCAGAAACTTCTGGAGATCAACGGCGCTATAGATTCCATGCTGGTCTCTTCCAACAGAGATACGAATTCCTCCAAATCGTATAATGACAACATCGGAAAAAGGAAGGTAATAGCAGACGATTTTGTATTATTACGCTTAAGGATTTCCGAAATTCTGAATTACTCGGACACTCTAAAGCAATACCCCCAGATGTTGTCAGAAAGTGAAATCTTTAACGTCCTCACCGTCCCCCATTCAGAATCCATCAAAAACAACAAGGCTAAAGAATTTATTGTAGTTAAAAAAAAGCCCTTTTTCAAGAGAATATTTGACAGCAAAAATGACACGATATCCCTTCAAAACTTAGTCACCAACGAGGACAGACAGAAAGAAATCAAACTACAGAAACAACTAAACATCAACGCTGCCAACAGCAGAAATAAACTCGCAACTCTCAAAAAATCTTTCTTCGATCTGCGCCAAAAAGAACGCGAACTGTTATCCACCAATTTTTCACTTTTATATGATCTGAACAAAATTATCAGAGATATTCACGAAAATCAGGTTGTTCAAAAGCATTTAAACTCCAGCAACGAAACAAAAACACTTTTCGAAAGAACCAATCAATTTAAATGGACAATGATCAGTTGTCTGTTTTTTATGTTTATTATGATTTGTATGATAATCTATTATCAATTGTACAGCAATTACTATGAACGTAAACTTATCGAAGAAAAACTTTACGCCAATAAACTTGCAGAAGAAAAGACGGATACAATAGCCGAAATAACACATGAAATCAGAACACCAATCAATTCTTTGATAGGTATTATTGATTTATTAAAAAAGAAAGAAAACCTATATACAGATAAAGATAAACTTCTTTTGGAATCTGCTTATTCAAGCATTCAAAACACCTCAAAAACAATTAATGATATCCTGAATCTGAGTAAAGTGGATGACTCCAGTAATAATCTCTTATTGAGCAACTTTGACATTAATGACTTACTTATGGATGTAGTTGAGCAAAATCGCAATCAGGCCGAATTAAAAAATCTGCAGATAAAGTATGTTAAGGAAAAAGGATTGCGAACTATTGTATATTCTGATGAATTCAAAATCAGACATATCTTAAACAATCTGCTTTCCAATTCGATCAAGTACTCTCAGAAAGGAACAATTATCAGCTCAGTGATGATTGATAATAAAAGCAGTCAGCTGATCCTGACAGTAGAAGATCAGGGCATAGGTATATCTGCTGATCTTGAAAAAACCATTTTCAGAAAATACTTTACGGTCAATAAGAATAATAAAGTAGAAGGTGGTGTCGGCTTAGGATTGTTTATTCTTCAAAAACTGGTAAATAGTCTCAATGGTAAGATCAGCTTTACCAGCCAGTCGAATGTAGGAACCACTTTCACCATAACGATTCCAATTCCCCCTGCCAAACAGCCTAAACCCGGAGATACAGAAAAAGTCACCTCCGTAACGGAATTACGTAAAGATATCTCCTGGCTCATTGTAGACGACAATGCTCTTAACCTTTTGTATATGAAGCACTTTTTCGCATTGCATCCGCATGTAGAAACTGCTACCAACGGAGCTGAGGCGTTAGAGGTGTTACAGAAAAAGAAAATAGATATTATTATCACAGACATCAATATGCCTATCATGACAGGTGATGAAGTACTGATGCATATTCGTAAAAATCCTAAATACAACGATATACTTGTTATAGCGACTTCATCAGATAATGAGCAGGTAAAATCACTGGAAATCAAGCATAACATATGCTTTAACGGAATTTTGGTAAAACCTTTCAATGAAAAGAAATTAATAGAGGTGATCTCCAACACCCTAAATTCCTGCCAGAAGACTCCCCAATAA
- the rpsA gene encoding 30S ribosomal protein S1, giving the protein MAKKQEAEKELAAKNAELQGADTKVVKDTEKIESEADSKLIDEIKSNAWSTPEGEFDWDLDEKKFGSYSEAERSKLEEQYAGTFNQINQGEIIEGVVVSVNNKDVVLNVGFKSDGLVSLSEFRDLPDLKVGDKVDVFVESQEDANGQLVLSRKRAKTQKSWEAINEALENDAIIDGFVKSRTKGGLIVDIKGVEAFLPGSQIDIKPIRDYDIYVGKTMEFKVVKINHEFKNVVVSHKVLIEDDLENQKSEIVAKLEKGQVLEGTVKNITDFGVFIDLGGVDGLLHITDISWGRIEHPKEVLALDQTINVVVLDFDDEKKRIALGLKQLSEHPWESLDKDLVIGSKVKGKIVTVADYGAFLEIIPGVEGLIHVSEMSWSQNLRSPQEFLKVGDEIEAEILTLDREERKMSLGIKQLTPDPWKNITERYPVGSQQQAVVKNMTNFGVFVELEEGIDGLIHISDLSWSKKINHPNEFTKVGETLDVVVLELDEENRKLSLGHKQLEENPWDTFETIFTIDSIHEGTVLKVGDKGDIVALQYGVEGFCPSKHSVKEDGSSLKVDEVAQFKIIEFNKENKRLVISHSRIWEDERAEARVEEFNARKKEAKAATSAVKKVKDSVEKSTLGDLDVLAQLKEQMEGDEKKSK; this is encoded by the coding sequence ATGGCAAAAAAACAAGAAGCAGAAAAAGAGTTAGCGGCGAAAAACGCAGAGCTACAAGGTGCTGACACCAAAGTGGTGAAAGACACTGAAAAAATTGAATCAGAAGCTGATTCAAAATTAATCGACGAAATCAAATCTAACGCTTGGAGCACCCCTGAAGGTGAATTCGACTGGGATCTTGATGAGAAAAAATTCGGAAGTTACAGTGAAGCTGAGCGTTCTAAATTAGAAGAGCAATATGCTGGAACTTTCAACCAAATCAACCAAGGCGAGATTATTGAGGGTGTTGTAGTATCTGTAAACAACAAAGACGTTGTTTTGAACGTAGGTTTCAAATCTGACGGTCTTGTTTCACTTTCTGAGTTCCGTGATCTTCCAGATTTGAAGGTTGGTGACAAAGTTGACGTTTTCGTAGAGTCGCAAGAAGATGCTAACGGTCAGTTAGTATTATCTCGCAAACGTGCTAAAACTCAAAAATCTTGGGAAGCTATCAACGAAGCATTGGAAAATGATGCAATCATTGATGGTTTTGTTAAGAGCCGTACTAAAGGTGGTCTTATCGTGGATATCAAAGGTGTTGAAGCATTCTTACCTGGATCTCAAATCGATATCAAACCAATCCGTGACTACGATATATATGTTGGTAAAACAATGGAATTCAAAGTTGTTAAAATCAACCACGAATTTAAAAACGTTGTCGTTTCACACAAAGTGTTGATCGAAGATGATTTGGAAAACCAAAAATCTGAAATCGTAGCTAAATTAGAAAAAGGTCAGGTATTAGAAGGTACTGTTAAAAATATCACTGATTTCGGTGTGTTCATCGACTTAGGTGGTGTTGACGGATTACTTCACATTACAGATATTTCATGGGGTCGTATCGAGCACCCGAAAGAAGTTTTGGCATTGGATCAGACTATCAACGTAGTTGTATTAGACTTTGATGATGAGAAAAAACGTATCGCGTTAGGCTTGAAACAATTATCTGAGCACCCTTGGGAATCTTTAGATAAAGATCTTGTTATCGGTTCTAAAGTAAAAGGAAAAATCGTAACAGTTGCTGATTACGGTGCTTTCTTAGAAATCATCCCGGGAGTAGAAGGATTGATCCACGTATCAGAAATGTCTTGGTCTCAAAATTTACGTTCTCCACAAGAGTTCTTGAAAGTAGGTGACGAAATCGAAGCTGAAATCCTTACTCTGGACAGAGAAGAGCGCAAAATGAGCCTGGGTATCAAACAATTGACTCCAGATCCTTGGAAAAACATCACTGAACGTTACCCTGTTGGTTCACAACAACAAGCTGTTGTTAAAAACATGACTAACTTCGGTGTATTTGTTGAACTTGAAGAAGGTATCGACGGATTGATCCACATCTCTGATCTTTCTTGGTCTAAGAAAATCAACCACCCTAACGAATTCACTAAAGTTGGTGAAACATTAGACGTAGTTGTTTTAGAACTTGACGAAGAAAACAGAAAACTGAGCTTAGGTCACAAGCAATTAGAAGAAAACCCTTGGGATACTTTCGAAACTATCTTCACAATTGATTCAATTCACGAAGGTACTGTATTGAAAGTTGGAGATAAAGGTGATATCGTAGCTTTACAATATGGTGTTGAAGGTTTCTGCCCTTCTAAACACTCTGTAAAAGAAGACGGTTCTTCATTGAAAGTTGACGAAGTTGCTCAATTCAAAATTATTGAATTCAACAAAGAGAACAAACGTTTAGTAATTTCGCACTCTCGTATCTGGGAAGATGAAAGAGCTGAAGCTCGTGTTGAAGAATTCAATGCACGTAAGAAAGAAGCAAAAGCTGCTACTTCTGCTGTGAAAAAAGTGAAAGATTCAGTTGAGAAATCTACTTTAGGTGACTTAGACGTTCTTGCACAATTGAAAGAGCAAATGGAAGGTGACGAGAAGAAATCTAAATAA
- a CDS encoding YdeI/OmpD-associated family protein: MDKTNKWIEELDLLTQIIQQFPLEQTTKWGGPVFTYQNKNILSFAGFKNHFALWFFNGSHLTDPYQVLHATQGEKTKNLRQWRFTDRSEINSKQIAEYITEAIEAEKKGLKALPGKKEYIPMPPSLKDQLDNDNVLKHAFEKLSPAKQNEYNEYIAEAKQSKTQAARIDKIIPNILQGYSLHEQYKKPKKV, translated from the coding sequence ATGGATAAAACCAATAAATGGATAGAGGAACTTGATCTGCTGACGCAAATTATTCAGCAGTTTCCTTTGGAGCAGACAACCAAATGGGGCGGTCCCGTATTTACCTATCAAAATAAAAACATCCTTTCTTTCGCAGGATTCAAAAATCATTTTGCGCTTTGGTTTTTCAACGGATCACATCTAACGGATCCTTACCAGGTGTTGCATGCTACACAGGGTGAAAAAACCAAAAACCTCAGACAGTGGCGTTTTACTGACCGCTCTGAAATAAACAGCAAACAGATCGCAGAATATATTACAGAAGCGATAGAAGCGGAGAAAAAAGGACTGAAAGCATTACCCGGAAAGAAAGAATACATTCCTATGCCTCCATCGCTCAAAGATCAACTGGACAACGATAATGTACTAAAACATGCTTTTGAAAAACTAAGTCCGGCAAAGCAAAATGAATACAATGAATATATAGCAGAAGCGAAACAAAGCAAGACACAAGCCGCCCGTATTGACAAAATAATTCCAAACATTCTGCAGGGTTACAGTTTACATGAGCAATACAAAAAGCCAAAGAAAGTATAA
- a CDS encoding RecQ family ATP-dependent DNA helicase: MTSKAILKQYWGYESFRPLQEEIIDSVLQGRDTLALMPTGGGKSLCYQVPALMKEGICIVISPLIALMKDQVEQLRKRGIEAIAIFSGMSPREIDIALDNCIFGKIKFLYLAPERLYSDVVRERIRYMKVNLFAIDEAHCISQWGYDFRPSYLQLTGLKELHQDIPFLAVTASATPKVVEDIQEKLNFKVPQVFSMSFERKNLGYMALHEEDKIGRMIRIIKKQGGSGVVYVRNRRETQEIARHLLNHGIPADFYHAGMDTLSRSQKQDAWMTNQIRVIVATNAFGMGIDKADVRFVIHLDIPDALEAYYQEAGRAGRDGKKAFPVLLYQQEDRERLWSNMESGFPEITFIQQLYHHLCNHFQIAYGAGEGAVFDFDVVEFAKKYKVDLLSTMSALKFLERDGWLSLSEAVFIPARFKFEIDYQELYKFQISNAKYDGLIKAILRSYGGAFDFYIHINEYEFAKKLKISYGTVVEMLKNLQKQQVASYLPHTDAPQLQFLQNRVDYKNLYIDTQFIRERREVKEEQLKAIYAYLDTKNCRSISIREYFGEKAAAPCGECDLCLIRQHRSNQEQKIKAEVKILLIDDTLDLHSLVDRITIGDDTIRLKVIRELLDEGQVVVKDEQYTWLNAF, from the coding sequence ATGACAAGTAAGGCCATTTTAAAACAGTATTGGGGATATGAGTCATTTCGCCCTTTGCAGGAAGAAATCATCGATTCTGTCTTGCAGGGCCGGGATACCCTTGCGTTAATGCCTACAGGCGGAGGTAAATCTTTATGCTATCAGGTTCCTGCATTGATGAAAGAAGGAATCTGCATTGTTATCAGTCCTCTTATTGCGTTAATGAAGGATCAGGTAGAGCAATTGAGAAAAAGAGGAATTGAAGCTATTGCGATTTTCTCCGGGATGAGTCCCCGAGAAATAGATATTGCATTAGACAACTGTATCTTTGGTAAGATAAAGTTTTTATACCTCGCTCCAGAGCGGTTGTACAGCGATGTAGTAAGAGAGCGTATCCGCTATATGAAAGTCAACCTGTTTGCGATTGATGAAGCCCACTGTATCTCGCAATGGGGGTATGATTTCAGACCTTCTTATCTGCAACTAACGGGCTTAAAGGAATTGCATCAGGATATTCCTTTTTTAGCTGTCACAGCTTCTGCTACACCAAAAGTCGTTGAGGATATTCAGGAGAAGTTGAATTTCAAAGTTCCTCAGGTATTCAGCATGAGTTTTGAGCGGAAAAATCTGGGGTATATGGCATTGCATGAAGAAGATAAGATAGGACGTATGATCCGTATTATCAAGAAGCAGGGAGGATCAGGGGTGGTATATGTCCGAAACAGACGAGAGACACAGGAAATCGCAAGACATCTGCTGAATCACGGAATACCTGCTGATTTTTATCATGCAGGTATGGATACACTCTCCCGTTCTCAGAAACAGGATGCCTGGATGACTAATCAGATTCGCGTTATCGTAGCAACAAATGCTTTCGGAATGGGAATTGATAAAGCTGATGTACGGTTTGTTATTCACCTGGATATTCCGGACGCACTGGAAGCATATTATCAGGAAGCGGGCAGAGCGGGACGAGACGGAAAAAAAGCATTCCCCGTGCTGTTGTATCAACAGGAAGATCGGGAAAGACTATGGAGTAATATGGAGTCCGGATTTCCGGAGATTACATTTATTCAACAGTTATATCACCACCTTTGCAATCATTTTCAAATCGCATACGGAGCAGGAGAAGGAGCTGTATTCGATTTTGATGTGGTGGAGTTCGCCAAGAAGTATAAGGTCGATCTTTTGTCGACGATGAGTGCATTGAAATTTCTGGAACGAGATGGGTGGCTTTCGCTGTCTGAAGCCGTTTTCATACCCGCCCGATTCAAGTTTGAAATAGATTATCAGGAATTGTACAAATTCCAGATCAGTAATGCGAAGTATGACGGTTTGATAAAAGCGATCCTGCGTTCATACGGGGGAGCTTTTGATTTTTATATACATATCAATGAATATGAGTTTGCTAAAAAGCTGAAGATCTCTTATGGTACAGTGGTGGAAATGCTGAAGAATCTGCAAAAACAACAGGTCGCCAGTTATTTACCTCATACAGATGCTCCGCAATTGCAATTTCTGCAAAACAGAGTAGACTATAAAAACCTTTATATCGATACCCAGTTTATCAGGGAACGGAGAGAGGTTAAGGAGGAGCAACTCAAAGCTATATATGCTTATCTTGATACGAAGAATTGCAGAAGTATTTCCATTCGTGAATATTTTGGAGAGAAGGCTGCTGCTCCATGTGGAGAATGTGATTTGTGTCTTATTCGCCAGCATCGTTCCAATCAGGAACAAAAGATCAAAGCAGAGGTCAAAATACTGCTGATTGATGATACGCTGGATCTTCATAGTCTGGTGGATCGGATAACTATCGGAGATGATACGATCCGATTAAAAGTGATTCGCGAACTTCTGGACGAAGGACAAGTTGTAGTCAAAGATGAACAGTATACCTGGTTGAATGCTTTTTAG